Part of the Sinomonas atrocyanea genome is shown below.
TCCGAGTGGGTGCCGTGCTCGACGATGCGCCCGCGGTCGACCACGTAGATGACGTCGGCGCCCACGACGGTGGAGAGCCGGTGAGCGATCGCGATCGTGGTCCGGCCGTGCGAGGCGGCGTCGAGGGCCTGCTGGACCACGCGCTCGGAGATGGTGTCGAGGGCGCTCGTGGCCTCGTCGAGGATGAGGACCTCGGGGTCCTTCAGCAGCACGCGCGCGATCGCGATCCGCTGCTTCTCCCCGCCCGAGAGCCGGTAGCCGCGCTCCCCCACCACCGTGTCGTACCCGTCGGGGAACGAGGCGATCGTCTCGTGGATGTTGGCCGCCCGGCACGCTGCCTCGAGCTCCCCGAGCGTCGCATCGGCCTTGGCGTAGCGCAGGTTCTCGGCGATCGAGGCGTGGAACAGGTACGTCTCCTGGCTCACGACGCCGATATGGCTCACCAGGGATTCCCGCTGCAGGTCGCGCACGTCGTGGCCCGCGAACAGGACGGCGCCGGAGCTCGCCTCGTAGAAGCGCGGGATGAGGTAGGAGACGGTGGTCTTGCCCGCACCGCTCGGGCCGACGAACGCGGCGTACTGGCCGGGCTCGATCGTGAACGAGACCTCGTCCAGAGTGGCCCGGTCCTCGCCGCGGGCGTCGGGATAGCGGAACGTGACGTCCCTGAACGCCACCTCGCCGAAGCGGGGCGCCCCATCCGGCAGGGGTGCGGCGTGGGGTGCGTCGGCGATGGCGGGCCTGAGGTCGAGGTACTCGAAGATGCGGGCGAACAGGGCGCCGGAGGTCTGCAGGTCGAGGGCCACGCGCATGAGCGCGATGAGCGGGAAGAGGAGGCGCGCCTGGACGTTGGTGAAGGCCACGACGGTTCCGGCGGTGATCGCCTCGGTGCCGAGCGGCCCCGCTCCCCCCGTCAGCAGCAGCCCGGCCACGAGGTAGACGATCGCAGGGATCGAGGACATGAAGATCGTCACGAGCGCGAAGAAGTACTGCCCGCTCATGGCCTGGCGGATCTGCAGCCGCACGAGGTTGCTGTTCTCGGCGGAGTACCGGCCGATCTCGTCCGGCTGGCGGTTGAAGCTCTTGGACAGCAGGATCCCCGAGACGCTCAGGGACTCCTGGGTTATCGCCGTCATGTCGGAGAGGGACTCCTGCGTCTTCGTGGCGATCCGGGCGCGGACCTGCCCGACCCGGCGCTGCGCGACCACGAGGAACGGCATGAGCACCACGGCGATGAGCGTGAGCTGCCAGTTGAGCGCGACCATCGCCACGAAGGCCGCGATCACGGTCACGACGTTGCCGACGACCCCGCTCACGGTGTTCGCGAGCACGGTGGCGACCCCGCCGACGTCGTTCTGCAGGCGCGACTGGATCACGCCGGTCTTGGTGCGGGTGAAGAAGCTGAGCTCCATGGACTGCAGGTGTGTGAAGAGGCGCACCCGCAGGGAGCCCATCACGGCGTTGCCGACCGTCGAGGTGAGGTACGTCTGCCAGACCCCGAGCAGGGCCGAGAGCACGTAGGCGCCCACCATGAGGGCCACGAGTTCCCCGAGAACGGAGAGCACCGGGTGGCCGCCGGCGGGGAACAGGCCCTGGTCGAAGATCCGCTGGGTCAGCAGCGGCGGCGCGACGGAGAGCGCCGCGGAGGCCAGGACGAGCACCACCGTGAGCACGAGCGAAACGCGGTGCGGGCGGAACAGCTCCGCGATGCGTCCGAAGAGGTGCGGGATCTTCGGCGCCTCGGCGTTGAGCTTGCGCTGGAGCGCCGCGTCCGCGGCCGAGACGCGGCCGCGGACCACGGGGCCGCCGCCCCGCCAGGGTGGTGGCATCTGTGACATGCTCCTACTTTCCGCCCGGTTCCCGCGTAGCCCAAGCGATCCGTGTTCGCCCCGAGAGGATCGGGCCGTCCTGGCTAGTCCTCGGCAAGGATCAGGTAGAGGGCCTTGCGGGCCTCGTCGATCTTCGCGGCAGCCTGCGCGCGCTGCTCGTCCGTGGCGGCCGAGCGGAACTGGTGCAGCACACCCATGAACTTGCCCACGCTCTCCATGAACGCCTCGGTGGCCTCGCTTCTTCCGGGCGCGGCCTCCCAGGCCTTGGTGAGCTCCTCGGCGTGGTCCGCGACGTAGGCGCGGCCGGCCTCGGTCAGGGCGTACTCGGTGCGCTTGCCCTCGCCCACCTGCTCGACGAGCTCCTCGTCGACGAGCTGCTGCAGCGTGGGGTAGACGGACCCGGGGCTGGGCTTCCAGATCCCGTTGGTCTTGGCTCCCGCGGCCTGGATGATCCCGTAGCCCGTGAGCGGCTGCTCGGACAGGAGCGAGAGGATCATCGCCCGGACGTCGCCGCGGCTCGCCCTGCGGCCGCCGCGCGGTCCGAAGCCCGGCGGGAAACCGTGGCCGCCCGGTCCGTGGTGGCCCGGGCCGAAGCCGTGGCCGCCGAACCCGTGGCCGAAGCCGATGCCGCCCGGGCCCGGGCCGCCGGGCGTGAAGTCCCCGGGGCCTCCGGGGCCGAAGCCTCCTGGTCCGAATCCGCCCGGGCCGAAGCCCCGGCGCGGACCGCGAGGGCCGTCGTGGTGGTGCAGCGCGTCGTGATGGTGATGGGAACGCATGGTGGTTCTCCTCTCGTGATCGATACTCAACGATATATCGTTGAAGGTCGGAGAACAAGAGGTGGGACCACGAACGGCCGATCGCCGGGGAGGAAGGGCTAGGGCTGGACCTTGTGCCGGCTCACGATCGAGACCCGGTTGAACGCGTTCATCGTCACCGCGGCCCAGGCCAGCGCCGAGAAACGGGCATCGCCGAGCTCGGCCCGCGCCTTGGCCAGGGTGTTCAGCCGCTCCTCGTCGTCGGGGAGGAGCGTGACGGCCTCGGCAACGTCGAGCGCGGCCCGCTCGAGCACCGTGAACAGCCCGGCCTCGCGCCATGCCGGGAGCACGTGCAGCTTCCGCTCGGGCACGCCCGCCTCGACCGCGAGGCGGCCGTGGAGGTCAAGGCAGTACGCGCAGCCGTTGATCTGCGAGATCCGCACCGAGGCGAGTTCGACGACGGCGCGCGGCAGGCCGGCGTCGTCCGTCGCCTTGCGCACGGCGAGGGTGAGGGCGTTGAGGGCCTTCCACGACGTGGGATCTGACTTGTCGAGGTAGAAGGAGGGCTCGTCGGTGAGGTCCGGGGCAGGGTTGGTCATGGACCCATCTTCGCCCGCGGCCCCTCGCCGGGGCTGCAGCGTCCGGCCGCAACGCGCAGGAGGTGACCCCCAGATTCTGAGGGTCACCTCCTGAAAGTCAGCTCCTGGGAGCCACCTCCCGCGGGTGGGCGGCGCGCGGCTACTTGCCCTGCCACCCCGTGTAGCACTCGGCGATGTAGGCGCGCCCATGCTCGGACTCGAGCAGCGAGCGGAGCTCGCCGAGCTGGCGCGCCCGGAAGAAGTCGTGGTTCTCCTCGCTCGGGACGGTGTGCAGGAGCGTGGTCATCCAGTACGAGAAGTACTGGGCCTTCCAGACGCGGTCGAGCGCGCGGTCCGAATAGGTGTCGATGAGCGCGGTCGAGCCGGACTTGAAGTACGAGTCGAGGGACTCGAAGAGGAGCTTGACGTCGTGCAGCGCGAGGTTGAGGCCCTTGGCGCCGGTGGGCGGGACGGTGTGGGCGGCGTCGCCGGCGAGGAACAGGTTTCCGTGCCGCATGGGGGCCTGCACGAAGGAGCGGAACGGCAGCACGACCTTGTCGGTGATCGGGCCCTCCTTGAGCTCGAACCCGTTGCCGTTGACCCGCAGTCGCAGCTGCTCCCAGACCTGCTCGTCGGTCCAGTCGGCGGGGTTCGTCGTGGGGTCGCACTGGAAGTACATGCGCTGGACGGTGTCGGTGCGCTGGGAGATGAGCGCGAAGCCGTGGGCCGAGTTGGCGTAGATGAGCTCGGGGGAGCTGCGCGGGGCCTCGGTGAGGATGCCGAACCACGCGAACGGGTACGCGTTGAAGTAGGTCTTGCGGCTGGCTTCGGGGATCTGGTGGCGGCAGTAGGAGCGCGAGCCGTCGGCGCCCACGAGGATCTGGGCGCGCAGCTCGAAGTCGGCGCCGTCCGCGTCCGTGAAGTAGACCTTGGGGGTGCCGAGGAGGTCGTAGACGTCCGTGTTGGAGCACGAGTAGCGCACGTCGCCGCCGTCGGCCTCGCGACGGGCAGCAAGGTCGTCGAACACGTCGTTCTGCGGGTACAGCCACACGGACTGGCCCACGAGGCCCTTGAAGTCGATGCGGTGGCCCACGCCGTTGACGCGGAACTCGGTGCCCTCGTGCTCGTGGCCGTTGCGGAGCACGTTGTCCACGCCGGAGTTGACGAGCAGGTCCACGGACCCGGCCTCAAGGATGCCCGCGCGGATGGTGGCGGAGATCTCCTCGCGGCTGCGGATCTCCACGACCGTGCTCTCGATCCCGGCCTGGTGCAGGAGGTGGGAGAGCATGAGGCCGGCGGGCCCTGCGCCCATGATGGCCACCTGGGTGGTGATGACGGTGCGATCGCCCATGATCGTTCCTTTCGGGGTCGTGGAGCACTGGGCCGGCGGGATCCGCTGCGGCGTGCGTTTCCCTTGAGTGTGACGCCGCTCGCTCGCGCCGCGAACTCCGATTCCGTTGATCGGAACGGCGAGTCGAAAACGAGAGTCGACGTCTCGGCGTCGTGCGCCCGGCGGCCCTACTCGCCCGGCGTGCCGAGCTGCCGCCCGATCCCCCGCGCCGCCGTCTTGAGGGGCGGCACCAGCTGCTGCATCCGCACCTCGGCGAGGGGCACGACGACGCCGATCGCCGCCACCGCGCGCCGCTGGCGGTCGTAGATGGGGACGGCAATGCCCCACGTGTCGGGATCGACCACGCCGGCGAGCTCGGCGTACCCGTGCGTCGCGGCAGCGGCGAGGAGCTGGCGCACGTGCTCGGTGGTCGCCTTGCCGGCCGGATCGCGGAAGCGCGCGAGGTAGGCGGCCTGGACGTGCGGCGGCTGGGCGGACATGAGCGCCACACCTGCCGAGGAGACGTGCACGGGCATGCGCCCGGCCACCTTGGCCCGGTTCGCCACGGAGCCGCGGCGCGAGAGGCGCTCGACGAACAGGACGTCGTCCCCCTGGAGCACCGCGAGGTTCACATTCTGGTTGAGGACCTGATGGATGTCGTCCATGAACGGCAGCGCGGCCTGGCGCAGCACGAGCGTGGGCGAGTTGCGGTTCACGAGCTCCCAGAGCCGCAGCCCGAGCTGGACCTTGCCGCCGGGCGCCTGCTCGAGGAGGCGGTGGCCGGCCAGCTGGTTGACGAGGCGGTGCGCGCTCGTGAGCGGCAGGCCCGCGCGGGCTGCCAGCTCGCCAAGAGGAAGGGAGCTGACGCCCTCGGGGAACGCCTCGAGGATGCGCACCACGCGGTCCACCACCGAGTCCCCCGATGCCGAGTTGGCCATGGCTCCGCTCTCTCACTCCTGACCGATTCCGTTCAATGGTCCCACGGATTCTGAAGGTCAGCTCCTGAAGGGCAGCTTCTGGAGAGCACCTTCTGGGAGTCACATGAGGTGACACTCAGAAGCTGACCCAAAGGAGGTGACACTCAGACGGGGCGGGGCGTCCGAGGCCGGGCGAGGGTGGACCACAGGTGCCAGAGCATCCCGACGAACGCCGCCGTGAACGCGGCCACGGCGACCCACAGCTCTGCCCGGCCGATGAACTCGACGATGGGCAGCCGGTCCGCCCGGCCAAGGTAGATGCCGGCCACGGCATACATGCCGAGCGGGAAGATCACGCTCCACAGGCCCGGCTCGTACGCGAGGGGGACGCGGTGCACGAGGTGCCGCCACCATCCGGCGGCGAGGAGCACCGGGAAGAGCCAGGAGGCGAAGGCCCAGAACACCACGGACGCCCCCGCCACGAGGCCGCGCGTGGCGTCGACCATCGGCGCACCCGCCATCTCGGCGATCCGCGCCCCGGCCAGAACGCTGATCGCCATGGCACCCATCGCCACGAAGTAGTTCGGCCGCAGGTCCTCCGGCCGGATCGGGTACGTCATGAGCCGGAGCGACACGAAGATGCCCACAGCGGCATACAGGATGAGCCCTACCGACCAGGCCACCACGGCGATGAGGGCGAGCGCGGGGCGCCAGTCATCCCCGGCCGCCTGCTCGACCGACGCCGAGGCCACCGCCACCGACTGGCTCGCCACGCACCAGATGAACCAGGACCCGTTCGCGTGCCGGACAACCGGGCGTTCCTCCCGACCCAGCACCGCTGTCCACGGCACCACATAGCCGAGCACCGCCCACGCGGCCGCGGCCACGGCGAGGAGCGCAGCCGTCGCGCCCAGCCAGCCGGTCATGCCGAGCCGGACACCGAGCACGTTCGTCCCGGCAATGAAGGTGAAGAACCCGAACGCCCGCCCGGGGTCCATGAAGTCCCGCGACATGTCGGCACGGAACCTCGCCAGCCGTGCCAAGCTCAGGACCAGGATCACCGCGTAGGAGGCCCCGCAGAGCGCGAGCAGCAGGGCCGAGAGCCAGTGGATCTCCTCGAGCTCGAGCCCCACGGAGATGATCCCGGAGGCCATCGTGAGCGCGAAGTACCCGGGAGTGAGGGTGCGCACCGCCTCGCCCACGCGCGGGCCGAGGGCCTTCGGGAAGCTCGGGGCGGCACTCATGGCACCCAGCTTAGGCCGCGGCCGGGCCCCACACCCGCGGCCCGGCACGGGCGCCCCCGTAGCCTAGGAGCACCGACGGAAGGACGCCCATGCCCCCGCACATCATCCGCTTCGCCGATCTCGCGCCCACCCGCTGGCGCAACGGCGGCGGCACCACGGTCGAGATCGCCCGCGGCGGCGTCCCAGCAGGCGACCGCCAGGACTCCCCCGAGGACTGGGACTGGCGGCTCAGCATCGCGGAGGTGGAGCGCGCCGGCCAGTTCTCGGCCTTCGAGGGGATGGACCGGGTCCTCACGGTGATCGAGGGCGAGCTGCTCGTGCTCACGGTGGACGGGCGCGAGCACGGTCTCGAGCGCTACCGCCCGCTGAGGTTCGACGGCGCTGCCCCCGCCAACGCAGCCCTCCCCACGGGCCCCATCCGCGACCTCAACCTCATCACCCGCCGCGGCGCCTGCTCGGGCTACGTGACCATCCTCGAGCTGTCGAAGAAGCGCGCCCTGCCGCTCGGCCCCGGCCAGCTCGGCGTCCTCCTGCAGGGCGATGCCGTGGCCGCGCTCCACGGGGACGCCGGCGGGGCAGCCGCGGACGACGGCGCCACTCCCCTCGCGCGCTACGACACCCTGGTCGGCGGCGAACCTGCTCCGACGGTGAGCGGCCGCGGCTTCCTGGCCGTGGTCTCCGTTGTGGAGGCCGAGGAGCGGGGTGCATAGCCCCGGGCATTTCGACACAACTCGTGGCCAGATCCGCCGCGATCCGCCGCAGGAGCCGCCGAGTTGTGTCGATATGCCCGGCGCCTGCCCCTCATAGCGTCCTGGAACCACGCGCCACAGCACCCCTTCCACCCAGCGGAAGCCCCCCGTGGCGCGGCCCACGGCCCCCGGGATCCACTGGTCCCATGGGTCCCAAACGCACCGCCACCGCCAACCATGTGGGGCGCGACGTGAG
Proteins encoded:
- a CDS encoding IclR family transcriptional regulator — encoded protein: MANSASGDSVVDRVVRILEAFPEGVSSLPLGELAARAGLPLTSAHRLVNQLAGHRLLEQAPGGKVQLGLRLWELVNRNSPTLVLRQAALPFMDDIHQVLNQNVNLAVLQGDDVLFVERLSRRGSVANRAKVAGRMPVHVSSAGVALMSAQPPHVQAAYLARFRDPAGKATTEHVRQLLAAAATHGYAELAGVVDPDTWGIAVPIYDRQRRAVAAIGVVVPLAEVRMQQLVPPLKTAARGIGRQLGTPGE
- a CDS encoding HutD/Ves family protein, encoding MPPHIIRFADLAPTRWRNGGGTTVEIARGGVPAGDRQDSPEDWDWRLSIAEVERAGQFSAFEGMDRVLTVIEGELLVLTVDGREHGLERYRPLRFDGAAPANAALPTGPIRDLNLITRRGACSGYVTILELSKKRALPLGPGQLGVLLQGDAVAALHGDAGGAAADDGATPLARYDTLVGGEPAPTVSGRGFLAVVSVVEAEERGA
- a CDS encoding PadR family transcriptional regulator, which translates into the protein MRSHHHHDALHHHDGPRGPRRGFGPGGFGPGGFGPGGPGDFTPGGPGPGGIGFGHGFGGHGFGPGHHGPGGHGFPPGFGPRGGRRASRGDVRAMILSLLSEQPLTGYGIIQAAGAKTNGIWKPSPGSVYPTLQQLVDEELVEQVGEGKRTEYALTEAGRAYVADHAEELTKAWEAAPGRSEATEAFMESVGKFMGVLHQFRSAATDEQRAQAAAKIDEARKALYLILAED
- a CDS encoding tellurite resistance/C4-dicarboxylate transporter family protein, which codes for MSAAPSFPKALGPRVGEAVRTLTPGYFALTMASGIISVGLELEEIHWLSALLLALCGASYAVILVLSLARLARFRADMSRDFMDPGRAFGFFTFIAGTNVLGVRLGMTGWLGATAALLAVAAAAWAVLGYVVPWTAVLGREERPVVRHANGSWFIWCVASQSVAVASASVEQAAGDDWRPALALIAVVAWSVGLILYAAVGIFVSLRLMTYPIRPEDLRPNYFVAMGAMAISVLAGARIAEMAGAPMVDATRGLVAGASVVFWAFASWLFPVLLAAGWWRHLVHRVPLAYEPGLWSVIFPLGMYAVAGIYLGRADRLPIVEFIGRAELWVAVAAFTAAFVGMLWHLWSTLARPRTPRPV
- a CDS encoding carboxymuconolactone decarboxylase family protein, which gives rise to MTNPAPDLTDEPSFYLDKSDPTSWKALNALTLAVRKATDDAGLPRAVVELASVRISQINGCAYCLDLHGRLAVEAGVPERKLHVLPAWREAGLFTVLERAALDVAEAVTLLPDDEERLNTLAKARAELGDARFSALAWAAVTMNAFNRVSIVSRHKVQP
- a CDS encoding 4-hydroxybenzoate 3-monooxygenase, which codes for MGDRTVITTQVAIMGAGPAGLMLSHLLHQAGIESTVVEIRSREEISATIRAGILEAGSVDLLVNSGVDNVLRNGHEHEGTEFRVNGVGHRIDFKGLVGQSVWLYPQNDVFDDLAARREADGGDVRYSCSNTDVYDLLGTPKVYFTDADGADFELRAQILVGADGSRSYCRHQIPEASRKTYFNAYPFAWFGILTEAPRSSPELIYANSAHGFALISQRTDTVQRMYFQCDPTTNPADWTDEQVWEQLRLRVNGNGFELKEGPITDKVVLPFRSFVQAPMRHGNLFLAGDAAHTVPPTGAKGLNLALHDVKLLFESLDSYFKSGSTALIDTYSDRALDRVWKAQYFSYWMTTLLHTVPSEENHDFFRARQLGELRSLLESEHGRAYIAECYTGWQGK
- a CDS encoding ABC transporter ATP-binding protein, translated to MSQMPPPWRGGGPVVRGRVSAADAALQRKLNAEAPKIPHLFGRIAELFRPHRVSLVLTVVLVLASAALSVAPPLLTQRIFDQGLFPAGGHPVLSVLGELVALMVGAYVLSALLGVWQTYLTSTVGNAVMGSLRVRLFTHLQSMELSFFTRTKTGVIQSRLQNDVGGVATVLANTVSGVVGNVVTVIAAFVAMVALNWQLTLIAVVLMPFLVVAQRRVGQVRARIATKTQESLSDMTAITQESLSVSGILLSKSFNRQPDEIGRYSAENSNLVRLQIRQAMSGQYFFALVTIFMSSIPAIVYLVAGLLLTGGAGPLGTEAITAGTVVAFTNVQARLLFPLIALMRVALDLQTSGALFARIFEYLDLRPAIADAPHAAPLPDGAPRFGEVAFRDVTFRYPDARGEDRATLDEVSFTIEPGQYAAFVGPSGAGKTTVSYLIPRFYEASSGAVLFAGHDVRDLQRESLVSHIGVVSQETYLFHASIAENLRYAKADATLGELEAACRAANIHETIASFPDGYDTVVGERGYRLSGGEKQRIAIARVLLKDPEVLILDEATSALDTISERVVQQALDAASHGRTTIAIAHRLSTVVGADVIYVVDRGRIVEHGTHSELLAADGAYARLYREQASAPSPARQP